One Brassica oleracea var. oleracea cultivar TO1000 chromosome C7, BOL, whole genome shotgun sequence genomic window carries:
- the LOC106306269 gene encoding protein ROOT HAIR DEFECTIVE 3 homolog 2, whose amino-acid sequence MGQSEEEDCFPTQLIDGKGEFNVEGLDTFVKKTKLSDSGLSYAVVAIMGPQSSGKSTLLNHLFKTSFREMDAFAGRSQTTKGIWMAKCVGIEPFTLVMDLEGTDGRERGEDDTTFEKQSALFALAVADIVLINMWCHDIGREQAANKPLLKTVFQVMLRLFSPRKTTLLFVIRDKTKTPMDLLEPVLREDIQKIWDLVRKPEAHKNTPLSEFFNVEVVALSSYEDKEKVFKQEVAELRQRFFHSISPGGLAGDRRGVVPASGFSFSSQEIWKVIKENRDLDLPAHKVMVATVRCEEIANEKLHHLATDESWLELQKAAEDGLVPGFGRKLSSILEKYISEYDAEAIYFDEGVRKEKRLQLKSKALDVRVPPYLDHVGHLRSNALESFKIRLEQSLNQGKGFANAVRDAQQSCLLVFDKACEDAAVKQATWNASKVREKLSRDIHSHASSAQTARLSELTANYEKRLTQALSEPVESLFEAGGKETWPSIRTLLKRETEAAVTDFLDVVTGFELDHATIDDMVQNLKDYSRSIVEKKAREEAAKILIRMKDRFSTVFSHDKDSMPRVWTGKEDIRAITKDARAEALSLLSVMAAIRLDERPDKIESTLFSSLMDGTVSNTSSHNRRLGAFTDPLASSSWEKVPPKDVLLTPVQCKSLWRQFKSETEYTVTQAISAQEAHKRNNNWLPPAWAIVLMFVLGFNELMMLLKNPLYLLGLFVAFLLCKALWVQLDVPREFQHGALAGVLSITSKFLPTVMNLLRKLAEEAQGKTTQGVPEYSASQSYRHQSHSHSIPESVSSNISSLADDDAEYSSPALVQRRSTSNVRETEISEM is encoded by the exons ATGGGGCAAAGCGAGGAGGAGGATTGTTTCCCGACTCAGCTAATCGATGGAAAGGGTGAATTCAACGTGGAGGGTTTGGATACTTTCGTGAAGAAGACGAAGCTCTCTGATTCTGGACTCTCTTACGCTGTTGTTGCTATCATGG GTCCTCAAAGCAGCG GGAAGAGTACACTCTTGAATCATCTTTTCAAAACCAGTTTTAGGGAAATGGATGCTTTTGCCGGAAG GAGTCAAACAACCAAAGGTATTTGGATGGCTAAGTGTGTTGGAATCGAGCCTTTTACACTTGTCATGGATTTGGAGGGTACTGATGGTAGAGAAAGAGGCGAG GATGACACTACATTCGAGAAACAAAGTGCCCTCTTTGCTCTTGCTGTTGCTGATATTGTGCTCATAAACAT GTGGTGCCATGACATCGGAAGGGAACAGGCTGCCAACAAACCATTACTGAAGACAGTTTTCCAG GTCATGCTGCGATTGTTTAGCCCTCGGAAAACAACTCTTCTTTTTGTCATACGTGATAAAACAAAG ACTCCAATGGACCTTCTTGAACCTGTTCTAAGAGAAGATATTCAGAAG ATATGGGATTTAGTTCGCAAGCCTGAAGCACACAAGAATACACCTCTAAGTGAATTCTTCAAT GTAGAGGTGGTTGCCTTATCCAGCTATGAAGATAAAGAAAAAGTGTTTAAGCAAGAG GTTGCTGAGTTGAGGCAGAGGTTTTTCCATTCCATTTCACCTGGGGGACTTGCTGGTGATAGACGTGGTGTAGTTCCTGCTTCAGGGTTTTCTTTCAGCTCCCAGGAGATTTGGAAAGTTATAAAAGAGAATAGAGATTTGGACCTTCCTGCGCACAAG GTAATGGTTGCCACTGTTCGGTGTGAAGAGATAGCCAATGAGAAGCTACATCACTTGGCAACGGATGAG AGTTGGTTGGAGTTGCAAAAAGCCGCTGAAGATGGTCTGGTTCCTGGTTTCGGCAGAAAGCTTAGCTCTATCCTTGAAAAATACATCTCAGA ATACGACGCAGAGGCAATATACTTTGATGAAGGAGTAAGAAAAGAAAAGCGCCTACAGTTGAAATCCAAAGCTTTGGATGTAAGAGTTCCTCCGTATTTGG ACCATGTTGGGCATTTACGATCCAATGCACTGGAATCTTTTAAGATCCGTCTGGAACAGTCTCTGAATCAAGGAAAAGGATTTGCAAATGCTGTGCGGGACGCCCAGCAGTCTTGTCTACTTGTGTTTGACAAAGCATGTGAAG ATGCTGCGGTTAAACAGGCAACTTGGAATGCATCAAAAGTCAGAGAGAAGCTTTCTCGTGATATTCATTCCCACGCATCTTCTGCACAGACTGCTAGACTATCTGAATTAACTGCCAACTACGAG AAACGGCTAACTCAAGCACTGAGTGAACCTGTCGAGTCTTTGTTTGAAGCTGGTGGAAAAGAGACGTGGCCTTCCATAAGGACACTTCTCAAACGGGAGACTGAAGCAGCTGTTACAGATTTTCTGGATGTGGTTACTGGTTTTGAGCTAGATCACGCTACAATTGATGATATGGTTCAGAATCTAAAGGACTATTCTCGGAGCATAGTGGAGAAAAAGGCTAGAGAAGAAGCTGCCAAAATTCTGATCCGAATGAAAGATAG GTTCTCAACAGTCTTCAGTCATGACAAAGACTCAATGCCACGGGTCTGGACTGGAAAAGAGGATATTAGAGCAATCACAAAAGATGCTCGCGCAGAG GCTTTGAGTCTTCTCTCTGTGATGGCTGCGATACGTTTAGACGAAAGACCAGACAAAATTGAGAGTACTCTTTTTTCTTCACTCATGGATGGAACTGTATCCAATACATCTTCCCACAACAGAAGGTTGGGAGCTTTTACGGATCCACTTGCGTCTAGCTCCTGGGAAAAG GTTCCTCCAAAAGACGTGCTGTTGACGCCAGTACAGTGTAAGTCTCTGTGGAGACAGTTCAAATCTGAGACTGAGTACACCGTTACCCAAGCTATCTCGGCACAG GAAGCTCACAAGCGGAATAACAACTGGCTCCCACCTGCTTGGGCGATCGTGTTGATGTTCGTCCTTGGTTTCAATGAATTAATGATGCTCTTGAA GAATCCTTTGTACCTCTTAGGCCTGTTTGTGGCGTTTTTACTCTGCAAAGCCTTATGGGTCCAGCTTGACGTTCCTAGGGAGTTTCAACATGGCGCA CTTGCTGGAGTACTCTCCATCACATCAAAGTTTCTTCCAACTGTTATGAATCTTCTAAGAAAGCTGGCGGAAGAAGCTCAAGGAAAAACAACCCAAGGAGTACCAGAATACTCAGCTTCCCAAAGCTACAGACACCAATCTCACTCACACTCCATCCCAGAATCTGTCTCATCAAACATATCATCATTGGCTGATGATGATGCAGAATACTCGAGCCCTGCACTGGTTCAGAGACGGAGCACCAGCAACGTACGAGAAACAGAGATCTCTGAAATGTAA
- the LOC106306267 gene encoding haloacid dehalogenase-like hydrolase domain-containing protein At3g48420: protein MEIAACSILNNLQLSSCTKSPPFTRCSSSLSSHDAGRRQRRSSLAFLDCPERSQILGKCLRLQRQRFSARCLSASQDDANPSEELAVILEVDGVMIDTWSSNRQAFNVAFKKLGLDCANWPEPVYADLLRKGAADEEKMLVLYFNQIGWPSSLPTNEKGTFVKSVLREKKNAMDEFLMSKTLPLRSGVQEFIDNAYTEKVPVAIVTAYFKSGDKVALSIVEMLGEERLPNVKVIGDNEVEESMYGQLVLGKGVSSSLEEQLVKEVKKAASAEKQRIAEEIASMLKLSVDIDTSSSERLEKIVVALRAAAEYTGLPVRNCVLVAGSQSGVSAAKMIGMPCVVMRSSLTARGEFPSAKGVMDGFGGADLTIQKLRHKIKS, encoded by the exons ATGGAAATAGCGGCTTGTTCGATCCTTAACAACCTCCAGCTTTCTTCTTGCACAAAGTCTCCTCCTTTCACCCGATGCTCGAGTAGCCTGTCGTCACACGACGCTGGAAGAAGACAACGACGAAGTTCCTTGGCTTTTCTTGATTGCCCAGAAAGATCTCAGATTCTCGGAAAATGCCTCCGACTGCAGAGACAGAGATTCTCTGCTCGTTGCTTATCAGCGAGCCAAGATGATGCAAACCCATCTGAAGAACTCGCCGTGATACTTGAGGTTGATGG GGTAATGATTGATACATGGTCTAGTAATCGCCAGGCTTTCAATGTAG CTTTTAAAAAGCTTGGCCTTGACTGTGCTAACTGGCCTGAACCAGTTTATGCAGACCTTTTGAG AAAAGGTGCTGCTGATGAAGAGAAAATGTTGGTTTTGTATTTCAACCAG ATTGGGTGGCCTTCGTCGTTGCCAACCAATGAGAAAGGGACTTTTGTAAAAAGTGTATTGCGAGAAAAG AAAAATGCCATGGATGAGTTTCTCATGTCCAAAACCTTACCTCTGAGGTCTGGAGTCCAAGA GTTTATCGATAATGCATACACAGAGAAAGTACCCGTTGCTATCGTAACAGCCTACTTCAAGAGTGGAGACAAAGTAGCCTT ATCCATTGTCGAGATGCTTGGCGAAGAAAGACTTCCAAATGTGAAGGTTATCGGAGACAATGAGGTGGAAGAGAGTATGTATGGGCAACTTGTTCTTGGTAAAGGAGTTTCTTCAAGTCTAGAGGAGCAACTAGTCAAGGAAGTCAAAAAAGCAG CATCCGCTGAGAAACAGAGGATAGCAGAAGAAATTGCATCGATGCTAAAGCTAAGTGTGGACATTGACACAAGCTCATCTGAGAG ATTGGAGAAAATTGTTGTTGCTTTGCGTGCTGCTGCAGAGTATACTGGGTTACCTGTTAGAAACTGTGTACTTGTTGCTGGTAGTCAGTCTGGAGTTTCTGCTGCAAAGATGATTGGCATGCCTTGTGTAGTCATGAGAAGCAG TTTAACTGCAAGAGGTGAGTTTCCATCGGCAAAAGGTGTAATGGATGGGTTTGGAGGTGCAGACTTGACAATTCAAAAACTTAGGCACAAGATCAAGTCTTGA
- the LOC106306580 gene encoding cyclin-T1-5 isoform X2 encodes MFLAGKVEETPHPLKEVIFVSYEIINKKDPGAAQKIKQKEVYEQQKELILNGEKIVLSTLGFDFNVNHPYKPLVEAIKKFKVAQNALAQVAWNFVNDGLRTSLCLQFKPHHIAAGAIFLAAKFLKVKLPSDGEKVWWQEFDVTPRQLEDVSNQMLELYEQNRVPASQGSEVESSVAGGSAHRPGSRNGASTDDHVGSRRTSVRSTHEHSNSDNHGGSSKGGLNQNNDNRGGEAANASIDDKEEIKRETKESPHHENHPAHDSRPLVEGPGKENSERESGELRDDGAVPKSRKVETTGDAPIIQSPKDLKLLRDKVKAKREKAKKLLGERTREKDVMDEDDLIERELEDVELAVEDEKAKQRNLESRPKAENSDLMGAEHGEIRDVKGAKNAKEGEMVNDVSPVHSRKRKMGSSPPEKQTEGKSRHNSENGEEDHKRSRGSSHHGGREHRRHSQENNHS; translated from the exons ATGTTCCTTGCTGGAAAGGTTGAGGAAACTCCACACCCCTTGAAAGAAGTTATTTTTGTATCCTATGAGATCATAAACAAGAAGGATCCTGGCGCTGCACAGAAAATCAAGCAAAAG GAAGTATATGAGCAACAAAAAGAGCTTATATTAAATGGAGAAAAAATAGTACTCTCTACACTAGGCTTTGACTTCAATGTTAATCATCCTTATAAACCCCTTGTAGAAGCCATAAAGAAATTTAAGGTTGCCCAGAATGCTCTTGCCCAAGTTGCATGGAATTTTGTTAACGATGG TCTGCGGACATCTCTCTGCCTGCAATTTAAGCCTCATCACATTGCGGCTGGTGCAATTTTTCTTGCGGCTAAGTTCCTTAAAGTGAAGTTACCATCAGATGGAGAGAAGGTTTGGTGGCAAGAGTTTGATGTCACACCTCGACAATTAGAGG ATGTTAGCAACCAAATGCTTGAGCTTTATGAGCAAAACCGTGTCCCTGCATCTCAAGGAAGCGAAGTCGAAAGTAGTGTAGCTGGAGGGTCAGCTCATCGGCCAGGCTCCAGAAATGGAGCGTCAACCGATGATCATGTTGGTTCTAGGCGAACGTCAGTACGTTCAACCCATGAACATTCAAATTCTGATAATCATGGGGGTTCCTCAAAAGGCGGCTTGAATCAGAACAACGATAATAGGGGTGGGGAGGCAGCTAATGCCAGTATTGATGACAAAGAGGAGATCAAGAGAGAAACAAAAGAAAGCCCGCATCATGAAAATCATCCAGCTCATGACTCTAGACCTTTAGTTGAGGGACCTGGGAAGGAGAATTCAGAAAGAGAGAGTGGAGAGCTTCGAGATGATGGCGCTGTTCCTAAATCTAGAAAGGTTGAAACAACAGGTGATGCCCCAATCATCCAATCGCCTAAAGACTTGAAATTGCTTCGGGATAAGGTGAAGGCAAAGCGAGAAAAGGCTAAGAAGTTGCTCGGTGAAAGAACGAGGGAAAAGGATGTCATGGATGAGGATGATCTGATTGAAAGAGAATTGGAAGATGTGGAACTAGCTGTCGAGGATGAAAAGGCGAAGCAAAGGAATTTAGAGAGCAGGCCAAAGGCAGAGAACTCTGATCTCATGGGTGCAGAACATGGTGAGATTCGAGATGTTAAAGGAGCTAAAAATGCAAAAGAAGGTGAAATGGTAAACGATGTGTCCCCAGTGCATAGCAGAAAGAGAAAAATGGGAAGTAGCCCTCCTGAAAAGCAGACAGAAGGCAAGAGTCGCCACAATAGTGAGAACGGTGAAGAAGACCATAAGAGGAGCAGAGGTAGTAGTCATCATGGTGGTAGAGAGCACAGAAGACACTCGCAAGAGAACAACCATTCATGA
- the LOC106306580 gene encoding cyclin-T1-5 isoform X1, which produces MAGVLAGECSYSESGVSSHSRNSHEKQDEGSRWYFGRKEIEENSPSRLDGIDLKKETYLRKSYCTFLQDLGMRLKVPQVTIATAIIFCHRFFFRQSHAKNDRRTIATVCMFLAGKVEETPHPLKEVIFVSYEIINKKDPGAAQKIKQKEVYEQQKELILNGEKIVLSTLGFDFNVNHPYKPLVEAIKKFKVAQNALAQVAWNFVNDGLRTSLCLQFKPHHIAAGAIFLAAKFLKVKLPSDGEKVWWQEFDVTPRQLEDVSNQMLELYEQNRVPASQGSEVESSVAGGSAHRPGSRNGASTDDHVGSRRTSVRSTHEHSNSDNHGGSSKGGLNQNNDNRGGEAANASIDDKEEIKRETKESPHHENHPAHDSRPLVEGPGKENSERESGELRDDGAVPKSRKVETTGDAPIIQSPKDLKLLRDKVKAKREKAKKLLGERTREKDVMDEDDLIERELEDVELAVEDEKAKQRNLESRPKAENSDLMGAEHGEIRDVKGAKNAKEGEMVNDVSPVHSRKRKMGSSPPEKQTEGKSRHNSENGEEDHKRSRGSSHHGGREHRRHSQENNHS; this is translated from the exons ATGGCTGGAGTACTAGCTGGGGAATGTTCGTACAGTGAGAGTGGAGTTTCATCTCACTCCAGGAACTCTCATGAGAAGCAAGACGAGGGTTCCCGCTGGTACTTTGGAAGAAAGGAAATTGAAGAAAATTCACCCTCAAGGTTGGATGGTATTGACTTGAAGAAGGAAACTTACCTCCGTAAATCCTACTGTACATTTCTCCAGGACTTGGGCATGAGATTGAAAGT TCCCCAGGTTACAATAGCTACAGCGATAATCTTCTGTCATCGATTCTTCTTTCGCCAATCACATGCAAAGAATGACAGAAGG ACAATTGCAACCGTATGTATGTTCCTTGCTGGAAAGGTTGAGGAAACTCCACACCCCTTGAAAGAAGTTATTTTTGTATCCTATGAGATCATAAACAAGAAGGATCCTGGCGCTGCACAGAAAATCAAGCAAAAG GAAGTATATGAGCAACAAAAAGAGCTTATATTAAATGGAGAAAAAATAGTACTCTCTACACTAGGCTTTGACTTCAATGTTAATCATCCTTATAAACCCCTTGTAGAAGCCATAAAGAAATTTAAGGTTGCCCAGAATGCTCTTGCCCAAGTTGCATGGAATTTTGTTAACGATGG TCTGCGGACATCTCTCTGCCTGCAATTTAAGCCTCATCACATTGCGGCTGGTGCAATTTTTCTTGCGGCTAAGTTCCTTAAAGTGAAGTTACCATCAGATGGAGAGAAGGTTTGGTGGCAAGAGTTTGATGTCACACCTCGACAATTAGAGG ATGTTAGCAACCAAATGCTTGAGCTTTATGAGCAAAACCGTGTCCCTGCATCTCAAGGAAGCGAAGTCGAAAGTAGTGTAGCTGGAGGGTCAGCTCATCGGCCAGGCTCCAGAAATGGAGCGTCAACCGATGATCATGTTGGTTCTAGGCGAACGTCAGTACGTTCAACCCATGAACATTCAAATTCTGATAATCATGGGGGTTCCTCAAAAGGCGGCTTGAATCAGAACAACGATAATAGGGGTGGGGAGGCAGCTAATGCCAGTATTGATGACAAAGAGGAGATCAAGAGAGAAACAAAAGAAAGCCCGCATCATGAAAATCATCCAGCTCATGACTCTAGACCTTTAGTTGAGGGACCTGGGAAGGAGAATTCAGAAAGAGAGAGTGGAGAGCTTCGAGATGATGGCGCTGTTCCTAAATCTAGAAAGGTTGAAACAACAGGTGATGCCCCAATCATCCAATCGCCTAAAGACTTGAAATTGCTTCGGGATAAGGTGAAGGCAAAGCGAGAAAAGGCTAAGAAGTTGCTCGGTGAAAGAACGAGGGAAAAGGATGTCATGGATGAGGATGATCTGATTGAAAGAGAATTGGAAGATGTGGAACTAGCTGTCGAGGATGAAAAGGCGAAGCAAAGGAATTTAGAGAGCAGGCCAAAGGCAGAGAACTCTGATCTCATGGGTGCAGAACATGGTGAGATTCGAGATGTTAAAGGAGCTAAAAATGCAAAAGAAGGTGAAATGGTAAACGATGTGTCCCCAGTGCATAGCAGAAAGAGAAAAATGGGAAGTAGCCCTCCTGAAAAGCAGACAGAAGGCAAGAGTCGCCACAATAGTGAGAACGGTGAAGAAGACCATAAGAGGAGCAGAGGTAGTAGTCATCATGGTGGTAGAGAGCACAGAAGACACTCGCAAGAGAACAACCATTCATGA